A part of Terriglobus roseus genomic DNA contains:
- a CDS encoding sugar ABC transporter ATP-binding protein, whose product MPTASAEPQEILRVTALTKNYAGVRALRNGSLDLRAGEVNALIGENGAGKSTLTKIITGAIAADSGELKILGNVVGTNDPNMARSLGISAIYQQPALFPDLTVAENIALALEQGQPGIRVNWKQRRENARRLLAAVGSNLDPERLANTLSMAEQQIVEIAKALGADAKILLMDEPTALLSDREVNNLFALIRRLRSQGVAMLYISHRLDEILSIADRITVLRDGETVAVRHASDVTKPELIQLMVGRSIESVFPKREVPIGDVALQVSGLHHGEVGLRNISFDVRSGEILGFAGLVGSGRTELARTLFGLTPTSSDVIVFGNVVKIDSPADAVAAGIAYLPEDRRQHGVVLEMPIAQNVSMADLSQVSRNGLIQRDEEEKLANRYRESLRVKAPDVHVTAGSLSGGNQQKVALSRWLATKPKIMILDEPTQGVDVGSKAEIHELIMELAEQGMAVILISSELPEVMGMSDRIAVFHQGTIAGVLQRDACTQERLMALAFGHAAEDAA is encoded by the coding sequence ATGCCGACTGCTTCCGCTGAGCCACAAGAGATTCTCCGCGTGACCGCGCTGACCAAGAACTATGCGGGTGTGCGCGCGCTGCGTAATGGCTCGCTGGACCTGCGCGCGGGTGAAGTGAATGCGCTCATCGGTGAAAACGGCGCGGGCAAATCGACGCTGACGAAGATTATTACGGGTGCCATCGCGGCGGACAGTGGTGAACTGAAAATCTTGGGCAATGTGGTGGGAACAAACGATCCCAACATGGCGCGTTCGCTGGGCATCAGCGCCATCTATCAGCAGCCTGCGTTGTTTCCTGATCTCACGGTAGCAGAAAACATTGCGCTTGCTTTGGAGCAAGGGCAGCCCGGCATTCGTGTGAACTGGAAACAGCGCCGCGAGAATGCTCGCCGTTTGTTGGCAGCGGTTGGCAGCAATCTTGATCCGGAACGTCTTGCGAACACGCTGAGCATGGCAGAGCAACAGATTGTGGAGATTGCCAAGGCCCTTGGAGCGGACGCGAAGATTCTTTTAATGGATGAACCCACGGCGTTGTTGAGTGACCGCGAAGTGAATAATCTGTTCGCGCTAATTCGCAGGTTGCGTTCGCAGGGCGTGGCCATGCTGTACATCTCACATCGCCTGGATGAGATTCTCAGCATTGCCGACCGCATCACAGTGCTACGTGATGGCGAAACCGTTGCTGTGCGGCATGCGTCCGATGTCACGAAGCCGGAGTTGATTCAACTGATGGTGGGGCGCTCCATTGAGAGTGTTTTCCCGAAGCGCGAAGTTCCCATCGGTGATGTGGCATTGCAGGTAAGCGGTTTGCATCATGGGGAAGTGGGGCTGCGCAATATCTCTTTTGACGTTCGCAGCGGCGAGATTCTTGGCTTTGCCGGGCTTGTCGGCTCGGGGCGCACAGAGCTTGCGCGCACGCTCTTTGGGCTGACTCCTACAAGTAGCGATGTGATCGTCTTTGGCAATGTGGTGAAGATTGATTCACCTGCTGATGCTGTTGCCGCAGGCATTGCTTATCTTCCGGAAGATCGCCGGCAGCACGGTGTGGTGTTGGAGATGCCGATTGCGCAGAACGTGAGCATGGCGGATCTTTCCCAGGTGTCACGCAACGGTCTGATTCAACGCGATGAAGAAGAGAAGCTTGCGAATCGTTATCGCGAAAGCCTTCGAGTAAAAGCTCCGGATGTACATGTGACGGCGGGATCATTATCTGGTGGCAATCAGCAGAAGGTGGCTTTGTCTCGATGGTTAGCTACCAAACCGAAGATCATGATTCTGGATGAGCCCACGCAGGGCGTGGATGTAGGGTCGAAGGCCGAGATTCATGAACTCATCATGGAGCTTGCCGAGCAGGGGATGGCGGTGATCCTTATCTCGTCAGAACTGCCAGAGGTGATGGGCATGAGCGATCGCATCGCCGTCTTTCACCAAGGCACGATTGCGGGTGTGCTACAACGTGACGCTTGTACGCAGGAGCGGCTGATGGCGCTGGCATTCGGACATGCAGCGGAGGATGCTGCTTGA
- a CDS encoding fucose isomerase — protein sequence MKQVYLVTSGDLRLSANRVCWPAQAELEARLTQVFADNGCELIRAFPVDEEAGHGFISSQRMGMDVFRNIPADAPLVFATAAWQYTHHVLPGMRSHKGPILTLANWSGQWPGLVGLLNLNGSLVKAGVRFSTLWSENFTDDFALSGLREWITTGNVTHDLSHVVLLDTANLPPESNALGQKLAAELLERKIILGVFDEGCMGMYNAIIDDEPLNRAGFFKERLSQSALFARMRAVSEADAQTVRTWLDAKGLKFNTGTDEASELTDRQILEQCRMYIAALRMADEFGCDSVGIQYQQGLKDLAPASDLVEGLLNNPDRPPVKSDDGRELYAGDALPHFNEVDECAGVDGVITNLCWKALGLDPSTTLHDVRWGKPYGDDYVWLWQISGAAPASHFVGGYSGSQSDRQPAMYFPLGGGTLKGIGRPGDVVWSRVFVEGGAMHIDLGLAKVITLPEDETEARWNETTKQWPMVSAITEGVSRDAFMARHRANHVSIAYAGSRDEALKALAIKAAMCSALGITVHLCGVHV from the coding sequence ATGAAGCAGGTCTATCTCGTCACCAGCGGCGATCTTCGCCTGAGCGCAAACCGCGTATGTTGGCCAGCGCAGGCCGAACTGGAAGCGCGTTTAACGCAGGTCTTTGCCGATAACGGCTGTGAACTGATCCGTGCATTTCCCGTGGATGAAGAGGCCGGGCACGGATTTATTTCGAGTCAGCGCATGGGCATGGATGTGTTCCGGAATATCCCTGCAGATGCGCCGCTGGTTTTTGCCACGGCTGCGTGGCAGTACACGCACCATGTCTTGCCAGGTATGCGTTCGCATAAAGGACCGATCCTTACCCTGGCGAACTGGTCTGGACAGTGGCCGGGATTGGTTGGCCTGCTGAACCTGAATGGATCACTGGTGAAGGCAGGAGTTCGCTTCTCTACGTTGTGGAGCGAGAACTTCACCGACGACTTTGCATTGAGCGGTTTGCGTGAATGGATTACCACCGGCAATGTGACGCATGATCTGTCCCACGTGGTACTGCTGGATACTGCCAACCTTCCGCCAGAGTCAAACGCGCTGGGCCAGAAGCTGGCCGCAGAGTTGTTGGAGCGGAAGATCATTCTTGGTGTCTTCGACGAAGGCTGCATGGGCATGTACAACGCCATCATTGATGATGAACCGCTGAATCGTGCGGGCTTCTTCAAGGAGCGGCTGAGCCAATCGGCGTTGTTTGCGCGCATGCGGGCTGTAAGCGAAGCCGATGCACAGACTGTGCGCACATGGCTGGATGCGAAGGGCTTGAAGTTCAACACAGGCACAGATGAAGCTAGCGAACTGACAGATCGTCAGATTCTGGAACAGTGCCGCATGTACATTGCCGCGCTGCGCATGGCCGATGAATTTGGTTGCGATAGCGTGGGCATTCAGTATCAGCAGGGACTGAAGGATTTGGCTCCTGCGTCGGACCTGGTAGAAGGTTTGTTGAACAATCCCGATCGTCCGCCGGTCAAGAGCGACGATGGCCGCGAACTCTATGCAGGCGATGCGCTGCCACACTTCAACGAAGTGGACGAGTGCGCCGGCGTGGATGGCGTCATTACGAATCTTTGCTGGAAGGCGCTGGGCCTTGATCCGTCGACCACGTTGCATGATGTGCGTTGGGGCAAGCCGTACGGTGATGATTATGTGTGGCTGTGGCAGATCTCCGGTGCTGCACCGGCGAGCCACTTTGTGGGCGGTTATTCCGGTTCACAGAGTGATCGTCAGCCTGCCATGTATTTCCCGTTGGGTGGCGGCACGCTGAAGGGTATTGGACGCCCCGGTGATGTGGTTTGGAGCCGCGTGTTTGTGGAAGGCGGCGCGATGCACATTGACCTGGGACTGGCTAAGGTCATCACGCTGCCGGAAGACGAAACCGAAGCACGCTGGAACGAAACGACGAAGCAGTGGCCCATGGTCAGCGCAATAACGGAAGGCGTGAGCCGCGACGCCTTCATGGCGCGGCACCGCGCCAACCACGTGAGCATTGCTTATGCGGGCAGCCGCGACGAGGCATTGAAAGCGCTGGCAATCAAGGCCGCCATGTGTTCCGCGCTGGGCATTACCGTTCACCTGTGCGGTGTGCACGTGTAG
- a CDS encoding dihydrodipicolinate synthase family protein, whose product MTQIRGVYAALLAPRNEYGAIDTDSLRRQFDLPERESMTGYAVNGATGEFTYATPDELALTLKMARAVSPSSRILVGIGAGDVRGAVLRGKIAAYHGAQAVLLPMPSFFPYRQDDLRAFSMAVADAVPIPVLLYNLPQFTSGLEVDTVLSLLRSHDNIVGIKDSGGSLDIVRAMTAEKVSGTRIIGNDSALCPAMEEGVCDGVVSGVACALPELMTELFASKPGSKNYELAKELLKEFIEHLNPLPTPWGLKVASEVRGFTRASYPFPLSAERVSEIASLQTWFADWAKQVVSTKVGKAA is encoded by the coding sequence ATGACACAAATCCGCGGAGTTTATGCTGCCCTACTGGCCCCTCGCAACGAATACGGTGCAATTGACACCGATAGCCTGCGCAGGCAATTTGACCTTCCTGAACGTGAAAGCATGACGGGCTATGCCGTTAACGGTGCAACTGGTGAATTCACCTATGCCACGCCCGATGAATTGGCCCTGACCCTGAAGATGGCGCGCGCGGTCTCGCCTTCTTCGCGGATTCTGGTCGGCATCGGCGCGGGCGATGTGCGCGGTGCCGTACTCCGCGGTAAGATTGCCGCGTACCACGGCGCGCAGGCGGTATTGCTGCCCATGCCGTCGTTCTTCCCGTACCGGCAGGATGATCTGCGGGCGTTTTCAATGGCCGTTGCGGATGCGGTGCCAATCCCGGTGCTGCTGTACAACCTGCCGCAGTTCACCAGCGGGTTAGAGGTGGACACAGTGCTGTCTCTGTTGCGGTCGCATGACAACATTGTGGGCATTAAGGATAGCGGCGGATCGCTGGACATTGTTCGCGCTATGACGGCGGAGAAGGTCTCGGGTACGCGTATCATCGGCAACGATTCTGCTTTGTGCCCAGCCATGGAAGAGGGCGTGTGTGATGGCGTTGTGTCGGGTGTGGCGTGTGCTCTGCCAGAGCTGATGACAGAGCTGTTTGCCTCCAAGCCCGGTAGCAAAAACTACGAGCTGGCCAAAGAGCTGTTGAAGGAATTCATTGAACATCTAAACCCGCTGCCGACGCCGTGGGGGCTGAAAGTGGCCAGCGAGGTGCGCGGATTCACGCGCGCAAGTTATCCTTTCCCCCTGTCGGCAGAGCGCGTATCAGAGATTGCTTCCTTGCAGACGTGGTTTGCGGATTGGGCCAAACAGGTAGTGAGCACAAAGGTAGGTAAAGCAGCATGA
- a CDS encoding GntR family transcriptional regulator, whose protein sequence is MPRRSKTHHPGPKPSVRMKAYQLIQQKIASGELRAGSLLSELALARELGSSRTPIREAAGQLLAEGLLELSPGGGLIVTQLTRQSIVDLYELREALEVFAVGRAAQNGVRPADKERLEGLLAETQVLLKELKASGSAELNAEQMKRFTVADLGFHSLLIRIASNARILKVVNDTRLMMRIFAIQRSGHRRDELERIHRHHRAILQAVLQCNPEEARRLLAEHIQASANERLEQFDRWERENHLAALESSTPYAM, encoded by the coding sequence GTGCCCCGTCGCTCAAAAACACATCACCCCGGCCCTAAACCGTCCGTAAGGATGAAGGCGTACCAACTCATCCAGCAGAAGATCGCCTCGGGCGAACTTCGCGCCGGATCGCTCCTGAGCGAACTTGCTCTGGCCCGCGAACTGGGCAGCAGCCGTACCCCTATCCGCGAGGCCGCGGGCCAGTTGTTGGCCGAGGGATTGCTGGAACTTAGCCCTGGTGGCGGCCTTATCGTGACGCAACTCACGCGTCAGTCCATCGTCGACCTGTACGAACTGCGCGAAGCCCTGGAAGTGTTCGCAGTCGGCCGAGCCGCGCAGAACGGCGTGCGCCCCGCGGACAAGGAACGGCTGGAAGGACTACTGGCGGAGACACAGGTGTTGCTGAAGGAATTGAAGGCCAGTGGTTCGGCAGAGCTAAATGCTGAACAGATGAAGCGGTTTACCGTGGCAGATCTGGGCTTCCACTCGCTGCTGATTCGAATCGCATCCAACGCGCGCATCCTGAAGGTAGTCAATGACACGCGGCTCATGATGCGTATCTTTGCTATTCAGCGAAGCGGCCATCGCCGCGATGAACTGGAACGCATCCATCGCCATCACCGTGCGATCCTGCAAGCCGTTCTGCAATGCAACCCTGAGGAAGCCCGGCGCCTCCTCGCAGAGCATATTCAGGCCAGCGCGAACGAACGACTGGAGCAGTTCGATCGCTGGGAGCGCGAGAACCATCTGGCCGCGCTTGAATCCTCCACGCCTTACGCGATGTAG
- a CDS encoding MFS transporter → MPLNPADSKTGHASSYRWWLIAMLWCVCFCNYADRQAIFSIFPLLRTDLHLTDLQLGVVGSSFMWMYALAGPLAGWLSDRVSPRNVILGALAFWSVVTGATAVCHSFGSMVLFRTLGGLGEAFYFPAAMALIGMYHSASTRSRAMALHQSGVYAGTIGGGALSGLIAQEHGWRSSFLIFGVAGVVLMVILAMALRHPPEKTASSNNESRADFFSGVRNVLANGRVLTLICVFIGANFVAVVFLTWLPTYLYTKFHLSLANAGFSATAYLQMASVTGVLLGGMLADRFASKLTGGRQLIQAAGLFLGVPFLFLTGWSLSMAGLIVGMIGFGFFKGMYDANIFASLYDVIPVERRGVAAGTMNSLGWLGGGFAPILIAKAAGRFGLGVCMSATSLIYLFLGVVLLLLVRNMRKQTATTADYIA, encoded by the coding sequence ATGCCTCTAAACCCTGCTGATTCCAAGACCGGCCACGCCAGCTCGTATCGCTGGTGGTTGATTGCCATGCTGTGGTGTGTCTGCTTCTGCAATTACGCAGACCGCCAGGCCATCTTCTCCATCTTTCCGTTGCTGCGTACGGATTTGCACTTAACCGATTTGCAACTTGGAGTGGTTGGCTCGTCTTTCATGTGGATGTATGCGCTTGCAGGTCCGCTGGCTGGATGGCTTTCGGATCGCGTTTCTCCGCGCAATGTGATTCTTGGCGCGCTGGCTTTCTGGTCTGTGGTGACGGGCGCTACGGCGGTATGCCATAGCTTCGGCAGCATGGTGTTGTTCCGTACGCTTGGCGGCTTGGGTGAAGCTTTTTATTTCCCCGCCGCAATGGCACTGATCGGTATGTACCATTCTGCGTCGACCCGTTCGCGCGCCATGGCGCTGCACCAGTCTGGCGTATATGCCGGCACCATTGGTGGTGGCGCGCTTTCTGGATTGATTGCGCAGGAACACGGATGGCGTAGTTCGTTCTTGATCTTCGGTGTTGCGGGTGTCGTGTTGATGGTGATTCTGGCGATGGCTTTGCGTCATCCGCCAGAGAAGACAGCGTCCAGCAACAATGAAAGCCGAGCGGACTTCTTCAGCGGGGTGCGCAATGTGTTGGCCAACGGGCGCGTGCTTACGCTGATCTGCGTGTTCATTGGCGCGAACTTCGTCGCGGTTGTGTTCCTGACCTGGCTGCCCACGTACCTATACACAAAGTTCCACCTCAGCCTTGCCAATGCAGGCTTCAGCGCTACCGCATACCTCCAGATGGCGTCAGTCACAGGCGTTTTGCTGGGCGGCATGCTGGCCGATCGGTTTGCCTCGAAGCTTACTGGCGGACGCCAGTTGATTCAGGCAGCAGGTCTGTTTTTAGGTGTTCCATTCCTGTTCCTCACAGGATGGTCGTTGTCCATGGCGGGGTTGATCGTGGGCATGATTGGCTTCGGGTTTTTCAAGGGCATGTACGACGCGAACATCTTCGCCTCGTTGTATGACGTGATTCCCGTAGAACGCCGCGGCGTGGCCGCAGGAACGATGAATTCGCTGGGATGGCTGGGCGGAGGATTTGCTCCCATCCTGATCGCAAAGGCTGCAGGACGCTTTGGCCTGGGTGTGTGCATGAGCGCGACTTCGCTCATTTATCTGTTCCTGGGTGTGGTGCTTCTGCTGTTGGTGCGGAATATGCGAAAGCAGACCGCTACAACAGCAGACTACATCGCGTAA
- a CDS encoding substrate-binding domain-containing protein, translating into MSVFEGLQRDILSGKFARGKRLPSETELCLRYKVSRPTAARALRELQQMGVIVRRSGAGNYLASEPAVQTAKTHTLGIFVPGLGKTEILDPICNEITRFAQTLGCAVLWGDATTPIVTGADALQLCNEFIARKVDGVFFAPFESIPDRSHWNRKLADKLSQQKIPLVLLDRDLGEYPSRSEFDLVGIDNVAASIAITTHLLEQGRKRICFVARDNFPSTTDLRLLGCREAVRRFGMKARHQIPYFGDPSDPRFVSNLLKVSEPDAILCSNDQTAALLMRTLAQLKRAIPDEIAVAGFDDVHYSTLLTPPLTTMRQPCRELAQTAVKTLMERIQKPELPPRQIFHSHTLVMRQSTTPLELQA; encoded by the coding sequence ATGTCAGTGTTTGAGGGGTTGCAGAGAGACATTCTCAGCGGGAAATTTGCACGTGGAAAGCGCCTTCCCAGCGAGACGGAACTCTGCCTGCGGTATAAGGTTTCTCGGCCCACGGCAGCTCGCGCGCTGCGCGAATTGCAACAGATGGGTGTGATCGTGCGGCGCTCTGGAGCAGGAAATTACCTTGCCTCTGAGCCGGCTGTGCAAACGGCAAAGACGCATACGCTTGGCATCTTCGTTCCAGGTCTGGGTAAGACGGAGATTCTTGATCCGATCTGCAACGAGATCACGCGTTTTGCGCAGACGCTTGGCTGCGCTGTGCTGTGGGGAGATGCGACCACTCCCATCGTGACGGGCGCAGATGCGCTTCAGCTTTGCAATGAGTTCATTGCTCGCAAGGTGGATGGTGTTTTCTTTGCGCCTTTTGAATCGATTCCAGATCGAAGCCATTGGAACCGTAAGCTTGCGGATAAGTTGAGTCAGCAGAAGATTCCGCTGGTTCTTCTAGACCGCGACCTGGGCGAATATCCATCGCGTAGTGAGTTCGATCTGGTGGGCATCGACAATGTCGCTGCTTCAATTGCGATCACGACGCATCTGTTGGAACAGGGCCGTAAACGTATCTGCTTCGTTGCGCGTGACAACTTCCCATCCACGACCGACCTGCGCCTATTAGGCTGTCGTGAAGCGGTTCGTCGATTCGGCATGAAGGCTCGGCACCAAATCCCCTACTTTGGCGACCCTTCTGATCCGCGGTTTGTTTCTAACCTGCTTAAGGTCTCTGAGCCGGATGCGATTCTCTGTTCCAACGATCAAACCGCCGCGCTGCTCATGCGTACACTTGCCCAACTGAAGCGTGCGATTCCTGATGAAATTGCCGTCGCGGGTTTTGACGACGTGCACTATTCCACGCTGTTGACACCGCCGTTAACCACCATGCGACAGCCGTGTCGCGAGTTGGCTCAAACTGCGGTGAAAACTCTGATGGAGCGGATTCAGAAGCCTGAGCTTCCTCCGCGACAGATATTTCACTCGCACACGTTGGTCATGCGTCAATCCACAACTCCGTTGGAGTTGCAGGCATAA
- the fucP gene encoding L-fucose:H+ symporter permease — protein MIPEIIRTETTHSGATELRAQDFAFNAKQSEIAERTTSARLIPAGAVRPFALVASLFFLWGIPNSMNDVLIRQFMKSFSLTRFEAGLVQSAFYLGYFVLALPAGLTMRRYGYKRGLIAGLCLFATGCFLFLPAAISGTYAFFLGALFVVASGLAFLETASNPFVAQLGPEATSERRLNLAQAFNPLGCITGVLLGTIFIFSGVELSPAEVAVKQADHTYASYLHMETLRVVTPYLVIGGIALVWALLIGATKFPKLDANDESCETPGGDWRSLLHKPHFLFGVFAQFIQCGSQVCMWSYFIQYSKEYVHISDKKAGLLLTCILIIFGIGRFISTGLMQRFSASSLMTCYGLTNAGLLLFAMFFPTWAGVIALLLTSFFLSVMFPTIFAFGIKDLGPNTNIGGSFIVMAIVGGAVFTPIMGWLAEALHSTALAFVIPMLGMAGVAAYAAYMGRYEKRRAADCAALA, from the coding sequence ATGATCCCGGAAATCATACGTACGGAAACCACACACAGTGGCGCAACTGAGTTGCGTGCGCAGGACTTTGCTTTCAATGCAAAGCAGTCTGAAATTGCAGAGCGCACGACTTCTGCACGATTGATTCCCGCAGGCGCGGTACGTCCCTTTGCTCTGGTGGCCAGCCTGTTCTTCCTGTGGGGCATTCCGAACAGCATGAACGACGTGTTGATTCGTCAGTTCATGAAATCGTTCTCGCTGACTCGCTTTGAAGCGGGACTCGTGCAATCAGCTTTCTATCTTGGATACTTCGTTCTGGCATTGCCCGCGGGCTTGACGATGAGGCGCTATGGCTATAAGCGCGGACTGATCGCCGGCCTGTGCCTGTTTGCCACAGGATGCTTTCTCTTTCTGCCCGCTGCCATATCCGGCACGTACGCATTTTTTCTGGGAGCACTCTTCGTAGTCGCAAGTGGACTCGCCTTTCTCGAAACAGCCTCCAACCCCTTCGTTGCACAGCTTGGCCCTGAAGCGACATCAGAACGCCGCCTCAACCTGGCGCAGGCATTCAATCCTCTCGGGTGCATCACTGGTGTCTTGCTTGGCACAATCTTCATCTTCTCGGGGGTGGAACTTTCACCCGCGGAAGTGGCCGTCAAGCAGGCAGATCACACCTATGCAAGCTATCTGCACATGGAAACACTGCGAGTCGTTACACCGTACCTGGTGATTGGCGGCATCGCACTGGTGTGGGCTCTCCTCATTGGAGCAACAAAGTTTCCCAAGCTCGATGCAAACGATGAAAGCTGTGAAACTCCCGGCGGCGACTGGCGTTCGCTACTTCACAAACCGCACTTTCTGTTTGGCGTCTTCGCACAGTTCATCCAATGCGGCTCGCAGGTTTGCATGTGGAGTTACTTCATCCAGTACTCCAAGGAATATGTGCACATCAGCGACAAGAAGGCCGGCCTGCTGCTCACCTGCATCCTGATCATCTTTGGAATCGGACGCTTCATCTCCACAGGCCTCATGCAGCGCTTTAGCGCAAGCAGCCTTATGACTTGCTATGGCCTGACCAATGCGGGATTGCTTCTTTTCGCAATGTTCTTTCCCACGTGGGCAGGCGTGATCGCCCTGCTGCTGACCAGCTTCTTCCTTTCGGTGATGTTCCCAACAATATTTGCGTTTGGAATTAAGGATCTTGGGCCCAACACAAACATCGGCGGATCATTCATCGTTATGGCAATCGTTGGTGGCGCGGTCTTCACACCAATCATGGGATGGCTCGCAGAAGCATTGCACAGCACAGCACTCGCATTCGTCATACCGATGCTGGGCATGGCTGGCGTTGCAGCTTATGCGGCCTACATGGGCCGATACGAAAAGCGTCGCGCCGCAGATTGCGCAGCGCTGGCGTAA
- a CDS encoding HpcH/HpaI aldolase family protein — protein sequence MANEYAPDRHPSSNDTWSVVRERLKAGEFVLGMTVTSNNVETAAHAATLGFHFLWCEMEHSSLSLESLRTMVLATRGLPAPVFARVPWPEVWLAKRVLDQGVQGVIFPFVSDVERAQKAVHGCHYPPFGRRGSGAGLAVATWPAPGSYYDSADANILVVCVIEEAEAVDRIEEIAAMPGIDVIFIGVSDLSFSLGLRGRQDEPLLEEAITKIVAAAQRNGKWLGRPAGSAEDVRRFGEQGFQFFQSLTELGLMKLGAKALLEPLGIKDKPQEQTTFY from the coding sequence ATGGCCAATGAATATGCCCCAGACCGGCACCCATCCAGCAACGACACGTGGAGTGTCGTGCGCGAAAGACTGAAGGCGGGCGAGTTTGTCCTGGGCATGACCGTCACTTCGAACAACGTAGAAACCGCCGCGCACGCAGCAACGCTGGGCTTCCACTTCCTCTGGTGCGAGATGGAGCACTCTTCCCTCTCCCTAGAATCTCTGCGCACAATGGTGCTGGCCACACGCGGTTTGCCTGCACCCGTCTTCGCACGTGTGCCGTGGCCTGAAGTATGGCTCGCAAAGCGCGTACTTGATCAAGGCGTGCAGGGAGTCATCTTTCCCTTTGTTTCCGATGTAGAACGTGCACAGAAGGCGGTTCATGGATGCCACTATCCTCCCTTTGGCCGCCGTGGCTCAGGTGCAGGCCTCGCAGTCGCCACTTGGCCCGCACCAGGCAGCTATTACGACTCCGCCGATGCAAACATTCTGGTGGTATGCGTGATTGAAGAAGCAGAAGCCGTTGACCGAATTGAAGAGATTGCCGCAATGCCCGGCATCGACGTAATCTTCATCGGCGTCAGCGATCTATCCTTCTCACTGGGCCTGCGTGGCCGCCAGGATGAGCCTCTGCTGGAAGAGGCAATTACGAAAATCGTTGCAGCAGCACAGCGCAATGGCAAATGGCTGGGCCGCCCGGCGGGCAGCGCGGAAGATGTGCGCCGCTTCGGAGAGCAAGGCTTCCAGTTCTTCCAGTCGCTAACGGAACTCGGTCTGATGAAGCTCGGAGCCAAAGCTTTGCTGGAACCGCTGGGTATCAAAGACAAGCCGCAGGAACAGACAACCTTCTACTAA